A single region of the Malus sylvestris chromosome 8, drMalSylv7.2, whole genome shotgun sequence genome encodes:
- the LOC126631266 gene encoding protein DETOXIFICATION 27-like isoform X2, giving the protein MSTLGMASALETLCGQAFGAKRHHMLGIYLQRSWIVLFLCCILLLPIYIFASPILKLLGQSDDVAEMSGVVSLWLLPMHFSYAFLFPLQRFLQSQLKNFVTLWVALVVLVFHALISWLFVYVLDFGVVGAAIALDISWWVSFFVLLGYVTCGWCPLSWTGFSMEAFSGLWEFVKLSTASGVMLCLEFWYYRILILMTGHLQNATLSVDALSVCMTMNAWELMIHLAFFAGTGVRVSNELGAGNGQAAKFAAKVSVAESSLIALFFCILIIAFRDNFGYIFTTSSDVIQRVNQMSYILGITILLNGVQPVLSGVAVGSGWQAWVAYINLFCYYIIGLPLGFVMGWVADLGVTGIWGGMILGGTAVQTVILGIVTSRRDWEKEAQKASQRVNKWSTPNPDDQTEEQQYT; this is encoded by the exons ATGTCTACA TTAGGCATGGCAAGCGCACTAGAGACACTATGTGGGCAGGCTTTTGGGGCCAAGAGGCACCATATGTTGGGGATATACCTCCAAAGGTCATGGATTGTGTTGTTCCTATGTTGCATTCTGCTCTTGCCTATATACATTTTCGCCTCTCCGATTCTGAAACTATTAGGACAGTCCGATGACGTTGCAGAGATGTCGGGAGTGGTGTCTTTGTGGCTTTTACCCATGCACTTCAGCTATGCGTTTCTTTTCCCATTGCAGAGGTTCTTGCAGAGCCAGCTGAAGAACTTTGTGACTTTGTGGGTTGCCTTGGTGGTTTTGGTGTTTCATGCCTTGATAAGTTGGCTTTTTGTGTATGTTTTAGACTTTGGGGTTGTGGGTGCTGCTATTGCTTTGGATATCTCTTGGTGGGTTTCCTTTTTCGTGCTACTTGGATATGTAACATGTGGTTGGTGTCCACTCAGTTGGACTGGTTTCTCTATGGAAGCCTTTTCTGGCCTTTGGGAATTTGTCAAACTATCTACTGCTTCTGGGGTCATGCTTTG CTTGGAATTTTGGTACTACAGAATCTTGATATTGATGACTGGACACTTACAGAACGCGACTCTTTCTGTGGAcgccttatcagtttg CATGACTATGAATGCTTGGGAGCTCATGATTCATTTAGCCTTCTTCGCTGGAACTGg AGTAAGAGTATCGAATGAGCTGGGTGCTGGAAATGGTCAGGCAGCAAAATTTGCAGCAAAAGTATCTGTGGCAGAATCCAGCTTGATTGCCCTATTCTTCTGCATACTTATTATTGCTTTCCGTGATAATTTTGGATACATATTCACAACAAGCAGTGATGTCATCCAACGAGTTAATCAAATGTCTTACATCCTGGGCATCACAATTCTACTTAACGGTGTTCAACCCGTCTTGTCAG GAGTAGCTGTAGGCTCAGGATGGCAGGCATGGGTGGCATACATAAATCTTTTCTGCTACTACATTATTGGGCTCCCTCTAGGATTTGTAATGGGATGGGTCGCTGACTTGGGTGTTACG GGCATATGGGGTGGGATGATCCTTGGCGGAACTGCTGTCCAAACAGTGATTTTGGGCATCGTGACATCGCGACGTGATTGGGAAAAGGAG GCTCAGAAGGCCAGCCAGCGAGTAAATAAGTGGTCAACTCCTAATCCAGATGATCAGACAGAGGAGCAACAATATACATGA
- the LOC126633509 gene encoding putative clathrin assembly protein At4g40080, whose amino-acid sequence MARIKFIGILKDKASILKATLCINGRVSVHLAVLRATTHDPSRPPSETRIASVLALGLSSRLTACACIEALMDRLHVTRSAFVALKCLLTIHNIISKGSFILKDQLAYYPCFGGYNFLNLSMFCDNSDLCMLEYSSWVRWYAGVIEQNLMVSRAIGYYLNSTKTDGNKRDKEEKALALLDSDLAMEIEVLVEFVVRICDAPDSLELQKNNLVYEVVRAAGEDYRSIQREIVVRVKEVGDRIDSVEGLSSDELTRLIDALERLESCKGKLMLLFVNRKRNDGLWELVKETKARLVEMKEKREEKRVVVFMGRNESAESTQCWNPFLEPGQLLLLPSGGAWVGLGPTPIAV is encoded by the coding sequence ATGGCCCGAATCAAATTCATCGGCATCCTGAAAGACAAAGCCTCAATCCTCAAAGCGACTCTATGCATCAACGGCCGAGTCTCCGTACACCTCGCCGTCCTCCGAGCCACCACCCATGACCCGTCAAGGCCGCCTTCGGAGACACGAATCGCCTCCGTGCTCGCCCTAGGGCTTTCCTCCCGCCTCACTGCATGCGCATGCATCGAGGCCCTCATGGACCGACTCCACGTCACTCGGAGCGCCTTTGTTGCCCTAAAATGCCTCCTCACAATTCATAACATTATATCAAAAGGGTCTTTTATTCTCAAAGACCAGCTTGCTTATTACCCTTGTTTTGGGGGATACAATTTTTTGAATCTCTCCATGTTTTGTGACAATTCCGATTTGTGCATGCTGGAATATTCATCTTGGGTCAGATGGTACGCCGGTGTGATCGAGCAGAATCTCATGGTGTCTAGAGCAATTGGGTATTATCTCAATTCGACAAAAACAGATGGTAATAAAAGAGACAAGGAAGAGAAGGCACTTGCTCTTTTGGACTCGGATTTGGCAATGGAGATTGAAGTGCTTGTGGAATTTGTGGTACGAATTTGCGACGCGCCCGATTCATTAGAACTTCAGAAGAACAATTTGGTATACGAAGTGGTGAGAGCCGCGGGCGAAGATTACAGGTCGATTCAGCGTGAAATTGTTGTCCGAGTCAAGGAAGTTGGAGATAGAATCGACTCAGTCGAGGGTTTGAGTTCGGATGAGTTGACTCGGTTGATTGACGCGTTGGAGAGGCTGGAGAGTTGCAAGGGGAAGTTGATGCTATTGTTTGTGAACAGGAAGAGGAATGATGGGTTGTGGGAGTTGGTGAAGGAGACGAAGGCTAGGCTTGTGGAGATGAAGGAGAAGCGAGAGGAGAAGAGGGTGGTGGTTTTTATGGGTAGGAACGAGTCAGCCGAGTCGACTCAATGTTGGAACCCATTTCTTGAACCAGGACAGTTGTTGCTGTTACCATCTGGTGGTGCGTGGGTGGGTTTGGGACCGACACCAATAGCCGTTTGA
- the LOC126631266 gene encoding protein DETOXIFICATION 27-like isoform X1, whose protein sequence is MMGIVDREEVHLHQSLLAESSSKNTTTTDDDQQNTHLWSRVWIESKKLWRVVGPAIIGRLSAFSMIVITQAFAGHLGVVELASISIANNVIVGFTFGLLLGMASALETLCGQAFGAKRHHMLGIYLQRSWIVLFLCCILLLPIYIFASPILKLLGQSDDVAEMSGVVSLWLLPMHFSYAFLFPLQRFLQSQLKNFVTLWVALVVLVFHALISWLFVYVLDFGVVGAAIALDISWWVSFFVLLGYVTCGWCPLSWTGFSMEAFSGLWEFVKLSTASGVMLCLEFWYYRILILMTGHLQNATLSVDALSVCMTMNAWELMIHLAFFAGTGVRVSNELGAGNGQAAKFAAKVSVAESSLIALFFCILIIAFRDNFGYIFTTSSDVIQRVNQMSYILGITILLNGVQPVLSGVAVGSGWQAWVAYINLFCYYIIGLPLGFVMGWVADLGVTGIWGGMILGGTAVQTVILGIVTSRRDWEKEAQKASQRVNKWSTPNPDDQTEEQQYT, encoded by the exons ATGATGGGAATCGTTGACAGAGAAGAAGTTCATCTTCACCAATCTCTATTAGCAGAATCATCAAGCAAAAACACTACTACTACTGATGATGATCAACAAAATACACACCTTTGGTCAAGAGTTTGGATAGAATCCAAGAAACTATGGCGCGTGGTCGGTCCGGCCATCATCGGCCGTTTGTCTGCCTTCTCCATGATCGTCATAACACAAGCCTTTGCCGGACACCTTGGTGTGGTTGAACTCGCTTCCATTTCCATTGCCAACAATGTCATTGTCGGCTTCACTTTTGGTCTCCTG TTAGGCATGGCAAGCGCACTAGAGACACTATGTGGGCAGGCTTTTGGGGCCAAGAGGCACCATATGTTGGGGATATACCTCCAAAGGTCATGGATTGTGTTGTTCCTATGTTGCATTCTGCTCTTGCCTATATACATTTTCGCCTCTCCGATTCTGAAACTATTAGGACAGTCCGATGACGTTGCAGAGATGTCGGGAGTGGTGTCTTTGTGGCTTTTACCCATGCACTTCAGCTATGCGTTTCTTTTCCCATTGCAGAGGTTCTTGCAGAGCCAGCTGAAGAACTTTGTGACTTTGTGGGTTGCCTTGGTGGTTTTGGTGTTTCATGCCTTGATAAGTTGGCTTTTTGTGTATGTTTTAGACTTTGGGGTTGTGGGTGCTGCTATTGCTTTGGATATCTCTTGGTGGGTTTCCTTTTTCGTGCTACTTGGATATGTAACATGTGGTTGGTGTCCACTCAGTTGGACTGGTTTCTCTATGGAAGCCTTTTCTGGCCTTTGGGAATTTGTCAAACTATCTACTGCTTCTGGGGTCATGCTTTG CTTGGAATTTTGGTACTACAGAATCTTGATATTGATGACTGGACACTTACAGAACGCGACTCTTTCTGTGGAcgccttatcagtttg CATGACTATGAATGCTTGGGAGCTCATGATTCATTTAGCCTTCTTCGCTGGAACTGg AGTAAGAGTATCGAATGAGCTGGGTGCTGGAAATGGTCAGGCAGCAAAATTTGCAGCAAAAGTATCTGTGGCAGAATCCAGCTTGATTGCCCTATTCTTCTGCATACTTATTATTGCTTTCCGTGATAATTTTGGATACATATTCACAACAAGCAGTGATGTCATCCAACGAGTTAATCAAATGTCTTACATCCTGGGCATCACAATTCTACTTAACGGTGTTCAACCCGTCTTGTCAG GAGTAGCTGTAGGCTCAGGATGGCAGGCATGGGTGGCATACATAAATCTTTTCTGCTACTACATTATTGGGCTCCCTCTAGGATTTGTAATGGGATGGGTCGCTGACTTGGGTGTTACG GGCATATGGGGTGGGATGATCCTTGGCGGAACTGCTGTCCAAACAGTGATTTTGGGCATCGTGACATCGCGACGTGATTGGGAAAAGGAG GCTCAGAAGGCCAGCCAGCGAGTAAATAAGTGGTCAACTCCTAATCCAGATGATCAGACAGAGGAGCAACAATATACATGA